The following DNA comes from Candidatus Methylomirabilota bacterium.
GGAGGCGGCGCGCCTACGGCGCGCGTCGCGGTCTGGGTGCGGCCGCCGAAGATCCGTGCGAGCGACTGCTGGAGCGTCGGCTCCATCGCGATCGCGTTGCCGTGGGCGACGATCACGCGGCGCAGCTCGGGCAAGGCCCCCTGCTCCGACGCGGCG
Coding sequences within:
- a CDS encoding UPF0182 family protein, with protein sequence AASEQGALPELRRVIVAHGNAIAMEPTLQQSLARIFGGRTQTATRAVGAPPPTALEAAGTRQLADRALEIWNRAQDAMRRGDWASYGTEQKRLEEALRSLTQSK